In Candidatus Sulfurimonas marisnigri, a single genomic region encodes these proteins:
- the metX gene encoding homoserine O-acetyltransferase MetX, protein MSLNLKTHTEHFTNPLYLESGRILEPYDIAYETYGELNDDKSNVIVICHALTGSHHCAGTYEDENKAGWWDGLIGSGKAINTDKYFVICSNVIGSCFGSSGPMSPKVPHHEPYRYKFPVVTIKDMVKAQRILFDRLDIHRVYAILGGSMGGMQALQFAIHYPNFATKIISMAATHATQPWAIAFNKVAQESILKDPDFKQGYYDPEVIKEQGLSGMAVGRMAGHISFLSHESMRKKFGREYKRDDGLYELFGKFQVESYLEYNGYNFTKWFDPLAYLYITKAINLFDLSRGFDSLSEAMTKVTAELHLISFRNDQLFKNFEMKELSDTLTEIGNKNHHYIDIDSDYGHDAFLVELDKFQDYVTDVLK, encoded by the coding sequence TTGTCACTGAATTTAAAAACACATACGGAACACTTTACTAATCCGCTCTATCTGGAGAGTGGACGTATTTTAGAGCCTTATGACATAGCTTATGAGACATATGGTGAACTCAATGATGACAAAAGTAATGTCATTGTGATTTGTCATGCACTTACAGGTTCTCACCATTGTGCCGGAACTTATGAAGATGAAAATAAAGCTGGATGGTGGGATGGACTAATCGGTTCAGGCAAAGCAATAAATACAGATAAATATTTTGTAATATGCTCAAATGTCATTGGGAGCTGTTTTGGTTCATCTGGCCCTATGAGTCCTAAAGTTCCACATCACGAACCTTATCGCTATAAGTTTCCGGTTGTCACAATCAAAGATATGGTAAAAGCACAAAGAATTCTTTTTGATAGACTAGATATACATAGAGTTTATGCTATTCTTGGTGGTTCAATGGGTGGTATGCAAGCCTTACAATTTGCTATACATTATCCTAATTTTGCAACAAAAATCATCTCAATGGCAGCAACACACGCTACACAGCCATGGGCTATAGCATTTAATAAAGTTGCCCAAGAATCTATACTAAAAGACCCTGATTTTAAACAGGGTTATTATGACCCAGAAGTTATAAAAGAACAAGGACTTTCAGGTATGGCGGTTGGTCGTATGGCTGGGCATATTAGCTTTTTATCACATGAGTCAATGAGAAAAAAATTTGGAAGAGAATACAAAAGAGATGATGGTCTTTACGAGTTATTTGGTAAATTTCAAGTTGAATCATACCTCGAGTATAACGGATATAATTTTACAAAATGGTTTGACCCTTTAGCTTATTTATACATTACAAAAGCTATTAATCTCTTTGATCTATCTCGTGGGTTTGACTCACTAAGTGAAGCTATGACAAAAGTAACTGCTGAGTTACACCTTATCAGCTTTAGAAATGACCAGCTTTTTAAAAACTTTGAGATGAAAGAACTTAGTGATACATTAACGGAAATAGGAAATAAAAATCACCATTATATAGATATAGACAGTGACTATGGTCATGATGCTTTTTTAGTTGAACTTGATAAATTTCAAGATTATGTAACGGATGTACTAAAGTAA
- the xseB gene encoding exodeoxyribonuclease VII small subunit, producing MAEENFESKLDSAKEILEKLMNPEITLQESVEAYEKGMSELSKAQKILEDAVIKITEIKEK from the coding sequence ATGGCTGAAGAAAACTTCGAATCTAAACTAGATAGTGCTAAAGAGATTTTAGAAAAACTTATGAACCCTGAAATAACTCTACAAGAGAGTGTAGAGGCTTATGAAAAAGGGATGAGTGAGCTAAGTAAAGCACAAAAAATTCTCGAAGATGCTGTTATTAAGATAACAGAGATAAAAGAAAAGTAA
- a CDS encoding EAL domain-containing protein: MDSLEELSEYTTKLKLLYIESDEEVITSTLNLIKNLFLEVVVAKSTTEGLELYKRYFSDTHDYYDIVLTNVNMSDMNGLIMSSKIKAYNKNQIIAVTTIGSDSKYYLDAIGIGVDNFILKPIINLDSIKHILIDLAKKTILQNKLKNKEFLLKQKKKIIDQHVYFTSSDINGKITDISKAYLDFTGYKMEEVIGKNHSIFRNQDLDNNIVQNLWDTILKDRIWVGELKNNKISGEEYWINTTITPLYNEENVKIGYTSIKEDITNQKRLEELSIKDPLTMLYNKRNFDYFIKKELKNSIWKKENFALLLIEIDYYTEFKNTYGNAKADNALIKISSILNKYTDSKAYNIFKISEEEFAVIILNKDDAFIENFSYDLLSSIESLKIDNSQSNVSKYLTATIGGVNLDTILYNISNNNLYNIADSNLNQAKLNGRNNILLKIDQSYVEKLKNIDRVTKLPNRIALLQDISVLQKEAMLILLHINQLNSLKDIYGDKYATDLVIKKTKELLYVLKEEEASLYSLNLNEFAILVTNKKLFEKYFSLLIHSILMPNDEDENNANTNILADFTAGVSYGILNVFNHADIVLQDAIISKENYKIYSSNQTAKQLQKDNLDRLRIYKNALHKGKIIPYFQPIIDTSDNSIIKYEALARLETDDGEIISPYYFLDSAKEDKTFEFFTRQMMQKVFNVFEKNDVNISINLTYENITSKTMLEYIKNRLNKYGGDGITFEIVESEDILDYKRIKEFISMVKEFGCKISIDDFGSGYSNFTNITQLDIDYIKLDGSLIEKINIDVNIKHMIKGIIAYSKNANIKTIAEFVSTKELDDSVRELGIDYIQGYYYGEPKSPDAYGLL, from the coding sequence ATGGACAGTTTAGAAGAACTATCAGAATATACTACAAAATTAAAACTTTTATATATTGAAAGTGATGAAGAAGTTATAACTTCTACACTTAATCTAATCAAAAATTTATTTCTAGAAGTAGTTGTAGCTAAAAGCACTACAGAAGGCCTTGAACTTTATAAAAGATATTTTTCTGATACTCACGATTATTATGATATTGTCCTTACTAATGTCAATATGTCTGATATGAATGGACTAATCATGAGTAGCAAAATAAAAGCATATAACAAAAATCAAATCATTGCTGTTACCACGATAGGCAGTGATTCAAAATATTATTTAGATGCAATTGGTATAGGTGTTGACAATTTTATATTAAAGCCAATAATTAACCTTGATAGCATCAAACATATATTAATAGATTTAGCTAAAAAAACTATACTTCAAAATAAACTTAAGAATAAAGAGTTTTTACTTAAGCAAAAAAAGAAAATTATTGATCAACATGTATATTTCACATCCTCAGACATAAATGGAAAAATCACAGATATATCAAAAGCTTATTTAGATTTCACAGGCTATAAAATGGAAGAAGTGATTGGAAAAAATCACAGTATTTTCAGGAATCAAGATTTAGATAATAATATTGTTCAAAACTTATGGGATACTATCTTAAAAGACAGAATATGGGTAGGTGAATTAAAAAACAATAAAATCAGCGGCGAAGAGTACTGGATTAACACTACTATTACCCCTTTGTATAATGAAGAAAATGTAAAAATAGGCTATACCTCAATAAAAGAAGATATTACTAATCAAAAAAGATTAGAAGAACTATCCATTAAAGACCCGCTTACAATGCTCTACAACAAAAGAAATTTTGATTATTTTATAAAAAAAGAACTCAAGAACTCAATTTGGAAGAAAGAAAATTTTGCACTGTTACTAATTGAGATAGATTACTATACAGAGTTTAAAAACACTTATGGAAATGCTAAAGCAGATAATGCACTTATTAAAATATCCAGTATATTAAATAAATATACTGATTCAAAAGCATACAATATATTTAAAATCAGCGAAGAAGAATTTGCGGTTATAATTTTAAATAAAGATGACGCTTTTATAGAAAATTTTTCCTATGACTTGCTTAGTTCTATCGAGTCTCTAAAAATAGATAATTCCCAAAGTAATGTATCAAAATATTTAACTGCCACAATTGGTGGAGTCAATCTTGACACCATACTTTATAATATAAGCAACAACAATTTATATAATATAGCTGATTCTAATCTTAATCAAGCAAAACTTAATGGAAGGAATAACATACTCCTTAAAATTGACCAGTCCTATGTTGAAAAATTAAAAAATATAGATAGAGTAACAAAACTTCCAAACAGAATTGCTTTACTGCAAGATATTTCAGTGTTGCAAAAAGAAGCGATGCTAATACTATTACATATTAATCAACTTAATTCACTAAAAGATATTTATGGAGATAAGTATGCAACAGATCTAGTAATAAAAAAAACAAAAGAATTACTATATGTACTAAAAGAGGAAGAGGCTTCACTTTATAGTCTAAATTTAAATGAATTTGCTATTTTAGTAACAAATAAAAAATTATTTGAGAAATATTTTTCACTTTTAATACACTCTATCTTAATGCCTAATGATGAAGATGAAAACAATGCAAACACAAATATTCTTGCTGATTTTACAGCTGGAGTTTCATACGGTATTTTAAATGTATTTAATCACGCTGATATTGTCCTTCAAGATGCAATAATTTCTAAAGAAAACTATAAAATTTATAGTAGTAATCAAACTGCAAAACAACTGCAAAAAGACAATCTAGACAGATTAAGAATCTATAAAAATGCTCTTCATAAAGGAAAAATAATTCCTTATTTTCAACCAATAATAGATACTTCAGATAACTCAATAATTAAATATGAAGCACTAGCCAGACTAGAGACAGATGATGGAGAGATTATCTCTCCATATTACTTTTTAGATTCTGCCAAAGAAGATAAAACTTTTGAATTTTTCACAAGACAGATGATGCAAAAAGTATTTAATGTATTTGAAAAAAATGATGTAAATATATCAATAAACCTTACCTATGAAAATATCACGTCTAAAACTATGCTAGAATACATCAAAAACAGGTTAAATAAGTATGGAGGAGATGGTATCACCTTTGAAATTGTTGAATCTGAAGATATACTCGACTATAAAAGAATAAAAGAGTTTATCTCAATGGTTAAAGAGTTTGGATGTAAAATCTCTATTGATGATTTTGGTTCTGGATATTCAAACTTTACAAATATAACACAACTCGATATTGACTATATTAAACTAGATGGTTCATTGATAGAAAAGATAAATATTGATGTAAATATTAAGCATATGATTAAGGGGATTATTGCATATTCAAAAAATGCAAATATTAAAACTATAGCAGAGTTTGTCAGCACTAAAGAGTTAGACGACAGCGTGAGGGAGCTCGGGATTGATTATATTCAAGGTTACTACTATGGTGAACCTAAAAGTCCTGATGCCTATGGTTTACTATAA
- a CDS encoding O-acetylhomoserine aminocarboxypropyltransferase/cysteine synthase family protein produces the protein MDLQTKALHAGYEKDSQGTMAVPIYMTTAYEFRDVEHAANLFALKELGNIYTRLNNPTTDVFEKRFAQLEGGEAAIATSSGMSAIFYAIANAAEAGDNIVCAKQLYGGSLTLNTHTLKRFGIEARFFDVHAPEQIEALVDDKTKVIFFESLTNPSIDVADIEAITKVANKHGILTVVDNTVATPVLCRPFEHGADISVHSASKYTTGQGLAIGGILVERKELVNKLKNNPRYAHFNEPDASYHGLVYTEVGLPPFTLRARLSLLRDLGAVVSPFNSWLFIQGIETLALRMREHSKNALALAEFLESHPKVKKVNYPGLKSNSNYENAQKYFEDGACSGLLSFEVDSLESATKIVNATELYSLVVNIGDSKSIITHPASTTHQQLSHEELIACGVPEGLIRISCGLESSADLIADIKQALEA, from the coding sequence ATGGATTTACAAACAAAAGCGCTACACGCAGGTTATGAAAAAGATTCTCAGGGGACTATGGCAGTTCCTATTTATATGACTACTGCTTATGAGTTTCGTGACGTAGAACATGCTGCAAACTTGTTTGCTTTAAAAGAGTTGGGAAATATCTACACTCGCCTTAATAACCCGACAACTGATGTATTTGAAAAAAGATTTGCCCAGCTTGAGGGTGGTGAGGCTGCTATTGCAACATCGAGTGGAATGAGTGCAATATTTTATGCTATTGCTAATGCTGCTGAGGCTGGTGATAACATAGTATGTGCTAAACAGCTTTACGGTGGAAGCCTAACTCTAAATACTCACACTCTTAAAAGATTCGGCATTGAAGCTAGATTTTTTGATGTTCACGCACCTGAGCAGATAGAAGCACTTGTAGATGACAAAACAAAAGTTATATTTTTTGAGTCCCTTACAAATCCTAGTATCGATGTAGCAGATATCGAAGCAATTACTAAAGTTGCAAATAAGCACGGAATTTTAACAGTTGTGGACAATACTGTTGCAACACCTGTTTTATGCCGTCCTTTTGAGCATGGTGCTGATATTTCAGTTCATAGTGCCAGTAAATATACAACTGGTCAAGGCTTGGCTATTGGCGGTATTTTAGTTGAGAGAAAAGAGTTGGTAAATAAGTTAAAAAACAACCCTCGCTATGCCCACTTTAATGAGCCGGATGCCTCTTACCACGGCTTAGTTTACACAGAAGTTGGACTACCTCCTTTTACACTTCGTGCTCGTCTTTCACTACTTCGTGATTTAGGTGCTGTTGTATCTCCATTTAACTCTTGGTTATTTATTCAAGGGATAGAAACACTAGCTCTTCGTATGAGAGAACACTCTAAAAATGCTCTTGCTTTAGCTGAATTTTTAGAGTCACATCCAAAAGTAAAAAAAGTAAATTATCCAGGTTTAAAAAGTAACTCCAACTATGAAAACGCTCAAAAGTATTTTGAAGATGGAGCATGCTCTGGACTTCTTAGTTTTGAAGTTGATTCTTTAGAGAGTGCAACAAAAATAGTAAATGCTACTGAGCTTTACTCACTTGTTGTAAATATTGGTGATTCAAAATCAATCATCACCCACCCTGCTTCTACAACACATCAGCAACTATCACACGAAGAGTTAATTGCATGTGGAGTACCAGAAGGTCTTATCCGAATCTCTTGTGGTTTAGAGAGTTCTGCTGATTTAATAGCAGATATAAAACAAGCATTGGAGGCTTAG
- the gatA gene encoding Asp-tRNA(Asn)/Glu-tRNA(Gln) amidotransferase subunit GatA, producing MITLKEALKLSKDELKKFKEDLKSKIEAKPELNAYLDVNNAGDGVPIAIKDNIQVQDWSVTSGSNILQGYIAPYNATVINKMAKAGLTPFGRTNMDEFAMGSTTESSFYGKTLNPHNSDYVPGGSSGGSAAAVAAGLAIAALGSDTGGSIRQPASFCGIVGMKPTYGRVSRYGLGAYASSLDQIGPMTQNVEDAAILYDIISGHDEKDSTSVNMNDKVSDKLDATRKLKIAVLPKHIENASEDIKKAYELAITELKNAGHEIVERELMDAKFDISAYYITATAEATTNLARYDGIRYGNRVTGTNLEDTFIQTRSNGFGDEVKRRILLGNFVLSSGYYEAYYVKAQKTRHIIKDQYAKIFKDVDLILSPIAPGTAPKFGELKNPMDMYLSDLYSISVNLAGLPALSLPINKGENGMPVGLQLIAKAYDEQTLFDGALSLEKQINYTK from the coding sequence ATTTAAAGAAGATTTAAAATCTAAGATTGAAGCAAAACCTGAACTCAATGCATATCTTGACGTAAACAATGCTGGCGATGGTGTTCCAATAGCTATTAAAGACAATATTCAAGTACAAGACTGGTCTGTAACATCTGGATCAAACATTCTTCAAGGTTACATTGCTCCATATAACGCGACTGTAATCAACAAAATGGCAAAAGCAGGACTAACTCCTTTTGGTAGAACAAATATGGATGAGTTTGCTATGGGCTCAACTACAGAGTCTAGCTTTTATGGCAAAACTTTAAATCCTCACAATAGCGACTATGTCCCTGGAGGAAGTTCTGGTGGTTCTGCTGCTGCTGTTGCTGCTGGTTTAGCTATTGCTGCTCTTGGTAGTGACACTGGTGGAAGTATCCGTCAACCTGCTTCATTTTGTGGAATAGTTGGAATGAAACCAACTTACGGAAGAGTAAGCCGTTACGGATTAGGTGCTTACGCTTCTTCTCTTGACCAAATTGGACCTATGACACAAAACGTTGAAGATGCTGCAATTTTATATGACATAATCAGCGGTCATGATGAAAAAGATTCAACCTCTGTAAATATGAATGATAAAGTTTCAGATAAACTTGACGCTACTAGAAAACTAAAAATCGCTGTGCTTCCTAAGCATATTGAAAATGCAAGTGAAGATATAAAAAAAGCTTATGAGCTAGCAATAACTGAACTTAAAAATGCAGGTCATGAGATAGTAGAGCGTGAGTTGATGGATGCTAAATTTGATATCTCTGCTTACTACATCACGGCAACTGCTGAAGCTACTACAAACTTAGCTAGATATGACGGCATACGTTATGGAAACCGTGTAACTGGTACAAATCTTGAAGATACTTTTATACAAACTAGAAGCAATGGTTTTGGTGATGAAGTTAAACGTCGTATATTACTTGGTAACTTCGTTCTTTCAAGCGGTTACTATGAAGCTTACTATGTAAAAGCACAAAAAACTAGACACATCATCAAAGACCAATATGCAAAAATATTTAAAGATGTAGATTTGATACTTTCTCCAATCGCACCTGGTACTGCACCTAAGTTCGGAGAGCTTAAAAATCCTATGGACATGTACTTAAGCGATTTATACTCTATTAGTGTAAACCTTGCAGGACTCCCCGCCCTTTCACTACCAATCAACAAAGGCGAAAACGGCATGCCAGTTGGACTTCAACTAATTGCTAAAGCTTACGATGAGCAGACACTTTTTGACGGTGCTCTTAGTTTAGAGAAGCAGATTAACTACACTAAATAA
- a CDS encoding carbon-nitrogen hydrolase family protein: MKAAVLQLSAQGMSSTKLYNYIRIAHKKGVKVLLLGEYILNPFFKELQTLTISMIKEQGLHQSKILRELSIKYNMTIIAPLILVKKQNVYKTIAKFSPSSTSYYQQQLLINYAHWNEEKFFNNDIKTIVAPLIFKIDGFKFAVMSGFELHFDKIFEQISSKNIDCILLPSVSTFDSFERWKALILSRAFTQNCYILRANRIGEYIDKEFSWKFYGDSLLASPNGELLEHLGNKEELMIVDMSHTEVVYARRTWGFKEAINKRNSL; this comes from the coding sequence GTGAAAGCGGCAGTTTTACAACTTAGTGCCCAAGGGATGAGCTCAACAAAGCTATATAACTACATTAGAATTGCACATAAAAAAGGGGTTAAAGTTTTACTTCTTGGTGAATATATATTGAACCCTTTTTTTAAAGAACTTCAAACTCTGACTATAAGTATGATAAAAGAGCAAGGGCTTCATCAAAGTAAGATTTTAAGAGAGTTGTCAATAAAGTACAATATGACTATTATTGCACCCTTGATACTTGTGAAGAAACAAAATGTTTATAAAACGATAGCAAAATTCTCCCCCTCTTCTACCTCTTATTATCAACAACAGCTTCTAATTAATTATGCTCACTGGAACGAAGAGAAGTTTTTCAACAATGATATAAAAACAATAGTAGCACCTCTTATTTTTAAAATTGATGGCTTTAAATTTGCTGTTATGAGTGGATTTGAACTTCATTTCGATAAGATATTTGAACAAATATCTTCCAAGAATATTGATTGTATTTTACTTCCTAGTGTCTCTACCTTTGATTCATTTGAAAGATGGAAAGCACTTATACTATCTCGTGCTTTTACTCAAAACTGTTATATATTAAGAGCAAACCGAATTGGAGAGTATATAGATAAAGAGTTCAGTTGGAAATTTTACGGAGATTCTCTTTTGGCATCGCCAAATGGTGAACTTCTTGAGCATTTAGGGAACAAAGAAGAGTTGATGATAGTAGATATGAGCCATACAGAGGTTGTTTATGCAAGACGCACTTGGGGATTTAAAGAGGCAATAAATAAAAGGAACTCGCTATGA
- the guaB gene encoding IMP dehydrogenase — MRIRKKALTFEDVLLVPQYSEVLPKEVSIGSKLTRNISLKIPMVSAAMDTVTEYRAAIAMARLGGIGIIHKNMDIEAQCKQIKKVKKSESGIIIDPIYVHPDATLADADALMSEYKISGVPVIDAHNRLLGILTNRDMRFEKDMSKRADEVMTKMPLITAENGISLDDAADIMHKHKIEKLPIIDKDGFLKGLVTIKDIKKRIEYPNSNKDAFGRLVVGGAIGVGQFDRAKALVDAGCDVLVLDSAHGHSKGILDTVRKIKETMEVDVIAGNIATAEAVEALIEAGADAVKVGIGPGSICTTRIVAGVGVPQMSAIAECAEAARKHGVPVIADGGIKYSGDIAKALAVGASCIMAGSLLAGTEESPGETIMFQGRQYKSYRGMGSIGAMQKGSNDRYFQEGTAADKLVPEGIEGRVPFRGSIAGIVHQMMGGLRASMGYCGSKNIETFWDKAEFVEITSAGLKESHVHDVIITQEAPNYQI, encoded by the coding sequence ATGAGAATTCGTAAAAAAGCACTGACATTCGAAGATGTATTATTAGTACCTCAGTATTCTGAAGTACTTCCAAAAGAGGTTTCTATAGGAAGTAAGCTAACTCGTAACATTTCACTTAAGATTCCTATGGTTTCTGCTGCGATGGATACTGTTACTGAGTATAGAGCAGCAATTGCTATGGCTAGACTTGGCGGTATCGGAATTATCCATAAAAACATGGATATTGAGGCTCAATGTAAACAGATAAAAAAAGTAAAAAAGAGTGAGAGCGGGATTATTATAGACCCTATTTATGTTCATCCAGATGCAACTCTAGCAGATGCAGATGCATTAATGAGTGAATATAAAATCTCTGGAGTACCTGTTATTGATGCTCACAACAGGCTGTTAGGTATTTTAACAAACCGTGATATGAGATTTGAAAAAGACATGAGCAAACGTGCAGATGAAGTTATGACAAAAATGCCTCTTATCACTGCCGAGAATGGCATATCTTTAGATGATGCTGCAGATATTATGCACAAACATAAAATAGAAAAACTACCTATTATTGATAAAGATGGATTTTTAAAAGGTCTTGTTACTATCAAAGATATTAAAAAACGCATAGAGTATCCTAATTCAAACAAAGATGCTTTTGGCAGACTTGTTGTTGGCGGAGCAATTGGTGTTGGTCAATTTGACCGTGCAAAAGCACTTGTTGATGCTGGCTGTGATGTTTTAGTACTTGACTCAGCTCATGGTCATTCAAAAGGTATTTTAGATACTGTAAGAAAAATAAAAGAGACAATGGAAGTTGATGTTATTGCAGGAAATATTGCAACAGCTGAAGCAGTGGAAGCACTTATTGAAGCTGGAGCAGATGCAGTAAAGGTTGGTATAGGACCTGGTTCTATTTGTACTACAAGAATTGTTGCTGGCGTAGGTGTTCCACAAATGTCTGCAATTGCTGAGTGTGCTGAAGCTGCGAGAAAACACGGTGTTCCTGTTATTGCAGATGGTGGTATAAAATACTCAGGTGACATTGCTAAAGCTTTAGCAGTTGGTGCATCTTGTATTATGGCTGGCTCACTTTTAGCTGGTACTGAAGAGTCACCAGGAGAGACAATCATGTTTCAGGGTCGTCAGTATAAATCATACCGTGGTATGGGAAGTATTGGTGCTATGCAAAAAGGTTCAAATGACAGATATTTCCAAGAAGGAACTGCAGCTGATAAGTTAGTTCCAGAAGGAATTGAAGGTCGTGTACCATTTCGTGGAAGCATTGCTGGAATTGTTCACCAGATGATGGGTGGACTTCGCGCTTCAATGGGCTACTGCGGCAGCAAGAACATAGAAACTTTTTGGGATAAAGCAGAGTTCGTTGAGATAACAAGTGCAGGACTTAAAGAGAGCCATGTTCATGATGTTATTATTACTCAAGAAGCACCTAATTACCAAATATAA
- a CDS encoding RDD family protein, with protein sequence MDKVRYVGFWVRFFASLLDTILLALPVAIIIYFLSDGNWFDFAQYQKNMAYAMSGNASKALSSQPQMSMKWELLFEVSVLMVTMIFWRRWRGATPGKKYLHVKIVDAKTFQDIDNKQAITRSLGYIVSTLAFLIGFLMVAFREDKRGLHDLLAGTVVIYDYTEDI encoded by the coding sequence ATGGATAAAGTAAGATATGTTGGATTTTGGGTTCGTTTTTTTGCATCTCTACTTGATACTATTCTTTTAGCTCTTCCAGTAGCTATAATTATCTATTTTTTAAGTGATGGAAACTGGTTTGACTTTGCACAATATCAAAAAAACATGGCTTATGCAATGAGTGGAAATGCAAGCAAAGCTCTATCGTCACAACCACAAATGTCAATGAAGTGGGAACTTCTTTTTGAAGTTTCAGTATTAATGGTGACTATGATTTTTTGGAGAAGATGGCGAGGAGCCACTCCTGGTAAAAAATATCTACATGTAAAGATTGTTGATGCAAAAACATTTCAAGACATTGACAATAAACAGGCGATAACCCGTTCACTTGGCTATATAGTCTCTACTTTAGCCTTTCTTATAGGATTTCTAATGGTTGCATTCAGAGAAGATAAAAGAGGACTGCATGACCTTTTAGCTGGAACTGTAGTCATTTATGATTACACAGAAGATATCTAA
- a CDS encoding HesA/MoeB/ThiF family protein, whose amino-acid sequence MIKYFNRQIQLWGEDTQELLQTKKIVIVGAGGLGSSLAFALGASGIGEIHIVDFDEVSLHNIHRQIAFKMGDEGKNKALINAEIIEQRCPYVKSIAHECNFDEFSKKNIEVDLIIDATDNLQTRAEIDNYAKSKNRPWVYGSVEAFHGQVCFFENSLFTDAFKITSQTPAGIAAPIVMHIASLQANFALRFLAGLSVQKDKLYYLFFNNDGELVTQKFGLPKG is encoded by the coding sequence ATGATTAAATACTTCAACCGTCAAATACAACTTTGGGGAGAAGATACTCAAGAGTTGCTTCAAACCAAAAAAATTGTTATAGTTGGTGCAGGCGGGCTTGGAAGTTCTTTGGCTTTCGCTCTTGGCGCCAGCGGCATCGGTGAGATTCATATTGTTGATTTTGACGAAGTGAGCCTACATAATATACACCGTCAAATAGCGTTTAAAATGGGGGATGAGGGGAAGAATAAAGCACTTATTAATGCAGAAATTATTGAGCAAAGATGTCCTTATGTAAAATCTATTGCTCATGAGTGTAACTTTGATGAGTTTAGTAAAAAAAATATTGAAGTTGATTTAATCATAGATGCAACAGACAATCTCCAAACCAGAGCAGAAATTGACAATTATGCAAAAAGTAAAAACAGACCTTGGGTTTACGGGAGCGTGGAGGCTTTTCATGGACAGGTGTGTTTTTTTGAGAACTCTCTTTTTACTGATGCCTTTAAAATAACTTCTCAAACTCCAGCTGGAATTGCTGCACCTATTGTTATGCATATTGCTTCTCTTCAAGCCAATTTTGCACTTAGATTTTTAGCTGGTCTAAGCGTGCAAAAAGACAAGCTTTATTATCTGTTTTTTAATAATGATGGAGAACTTGTTACTCAAAAATTTGGACTACCAAAGGGGTAA
- a CDS encoding thioredoxin family protein has protein sequence MKIFITTLLFITSLLGARIDEFAKEVGYLRDYNSALKIAKKENKMIMLVVVADYCPWCKKFERKTLQSLSISTKIKKDFIPAIVDKYREKEHYPKKYNSSAIPGVFFIDPNTENSIYKSISYVNKKDFSLSIDEALNSYKEVSK, from the coding sequence ATGAAGATTTTCATAACAACACTTTTATTTATCACTTCTCTTTTGGGAGCTCGTATTGATGAATTTGCTAAAGAAGTAGGCTACCTAAGAGATTATAATTCTGCCCTAAAAATAGCAAAAAAAGAGAACAAAATGATTATGCTTGTAGTAGTGGCTGACTATTGTCCATGGTGCAAAAAATTTGAGAGAAAAACTCTACAAAGTTTATCTATTTCAACTAAAATAAAAAAAGATTTTATACCAGCCATTGTAGATAAATACAGAGAAAAAGAACATTATCCAAAAAAGTATAATAGTTCAGCAATTCCTGGTGTATTTTTCATAGACCCAAATACTGAAAATAGCATATATAAATCTATCTCATATGTCAATAAAAAAGACTTTTCACTGAGTATAGATGAAGCGCTAAATTCTTATAAAGAAGTGTCAAAATGA